The Primulina tabacum isolate GXHZ01 chromosome 16, ASM2559414v2, whole genome shotgun sequence genome window below encodes:
- the LOC142528887 gene encoding uncharacterized protein LOC142528887 isoform X2 yields the protein MLKFRTFRAEIKMANSILKSHILCSKNLPDFPWLRHRDSNASLCHRRLPHLRALVRSLHLYLFPLSLSVPRPFLLPPAPFIPMLRSRLPPLVSPMSASVNFSQDKDAPAADSNAKTVRVMIKGRVQGVFYRNWTIDNANELGLKGWVRNMRDGSVEALFSGNPDKVEEMEQRCRRGPPDAMVTGLQVFPSTDDPGTSFQLNLTCKE from the exons ATGCTCAAGTTCAGAACCTTTCGAGCTGAAATAAAGATGGCGAATTCAATCTTGAAATCCCATATTCTCTGCTCGAAGAATCTTCCAGATTTCCCATGGCTGCGCCACCGTGACAGTAATGCTAGTCTCTGCCACAGACGATTACCCCACCTTCGCGCTCTTGTACGCAGTCTTCATCTTTATCTTTTTCCTCTTTCTCTTTCGGTTCCTCGCCCTTTTCTTCTTCCTCCTGCTCCTTTTATTCCTATGTTGCGAAGTCGTTTACCTCCTCTCGTCTCTCCTATGTCCGCCTCCGTGAACTTCTCCCAGGATAAGGATGCACCCGCCGCCGACTCAAATGCTAAAACT GTAAGAGTGATGATAAAGGGGAGGGTTCAGGGTGTATTCTACAGAAATTGGACAATTGACAATGCCAATGAATTGGGGCTCAAGGGTTGGGTTCGGAACATGAGAGATGGCTCTGTGGAAGCCCTGTTTTCTGGGAACCCCGATAAAGTTGAGGAGATGGAGCAACGCTGCCGGAGGGGTCCACCAGATGCCATGGTCACCGGTCTCCAGGTCTTCCCAAGTACCGATGATCCCGGAACCTCTTTTCAGC TTAACCTCACTTGTAAAGAATAA
- the LOC142528887 gene encoding uncharacterized protein LOC142528887 isoform X1 has translation MLKFRTFRAEIKMANSILKSHILCSKNLPDFPWLRHRDSNASLCHRRLPHLRALVRSLHLYLFPLSLSVPRPFLLPPAPFIPMLRSRLPPLVSPMSASVNFSQDKDAPAADSNAKTVRVMIKGRVQGVFYRNWTIDNANELGLKGWVRNMRDGSVEALFSGNPDKVEEMEQRCRRGPPDAMVTGLQVFPSTDDPGTSFQRSLKQVEISALIDASSPTQDQNYLTNGKSFIILTVLM, from the exons ATGCTCAAGTTCAGAACCTTTCGAGCTGAAATAAAGATGGCGAATTCAATCTTGAAATCCCATATTCTCTGCTCGAAGAATCTTCCAGATTTCCCATGGCTGCGCCACCGTGACAGTAATGCTAGTCTCTGCCACAGACGATTACCCCACCTTCGCGCTCTTGTACGCAGTCTTCATCTTTATCTTTTTCCTCTTTCTCTTTCGGTTCCTCGCCCTTTTCTTCTTCCTCCTGCTCCTTTTATTCCTATGTTGCGAAGTCGTTTACCTCCTCTCGTCTCTCCTATGTCCGCCTCCGTGAACTTCTCCCAGGATAAGGATGCACCCGCCGCCGACTCAAATGCTAAAACT GTAAGAGTGATGATAAAGGGGAGGGTTCAGGGTGTATTCTACAGAAATTGGACAATTGACAATGCCAATGAATTGGGGCTCAAGGGTTGGGTTCGGAACATGAGAGATGGCTCTGTGGAAGCCCTGTTTTCTGGGAACCCCGATAAAGTTGAGGAGATGGAGCAACGCTGCCGGAGGGGTCCACCAGATGCCATGGTCACCGGTCTCCAGGTCTTCCCAAGTACCGATGATCCCGGAACCTCTTTTCAGC GTTCTCTCAAGCAGGTCGAGATTTCGGCATTGATAGATGCGTCCTCACCTACTCAAGATCAAAACTATCTTACTAACGGTAAAAGTTTCATAATATTGACCGTACTAATGTGA
- the LOC142529300 gene encoding transcription initiation factor TFIID subunit 8-like: protein MNGGGEVDGRRDDQGPIIRSGTNVFGRAISRVFVGQMCESIGFQGVNESALDSLAGIVISYISDLGKTSKFNANLAGRAECNVFDVIQGLVDLGWSQGFSGVSEARNDCVISSGPIKELEEYVASAEEIPFAQPVPQFPVIRGRKMIPSFSQMGETPSSKHIPVWLPAFPDPHTYIQTPVWNERDTDPRTDMIELARQRRKAERSLLSLQQRLVCNASLVAAASAGELAEPDEVGKSKFFEIENSVLVKPLQDGGRNLLPVDVHAKLPSESHTEKRASLLETFAPAIEAMKDGLDSGSDGDKLLPEKRKPIFLELKGGKKVFGESLDLRIQNKAAARTSSWFEREDEKDDKKRRVEFVLRKSMENQLELPQL from the coding sequence ATGAACGGTGGAGGTGAAGTAGATGGACGGAGAGATGACCAAGGTCCGATAATTCGATCTGGCACCAATGTATTTGGCCGAGCAATTTCAAGGGTATTTGTGGGGCAGATGTGTGAGAGTATTGGTTTTCAGGGAGTCAACGAGTCTGCTCTTGATTCCCTAGCTGGAATTGTGATTAGCTACATCAGTGACCTGGGAAAAACTTCAAAATTTAATGCAAATTTGGCTGGTAGGGCCGAGTGCAATGTCTTTGATGTCATTCAAGGATTAGTGGATTTGGGCTGGTCACAAGGTTTTTCTGGTGTTTCTGAGGCCCGAAATGATTGTGTAATTAGTTCTGGTCCTATCAAAGAGCTCGAGGAGTATGTGGCGTCTGCGGAGGAGATACCTTTTGCTCAGCCAGTTCCACAGTTTCCTGTGATCAGGGGACGGAAAATGATACCTAGTTTCTCGCAAATGGGCGAGACACCCAGTTCTAAGCATATCCCAGTTTGGTTGCCTGCATTTCCAGATCCTCACACATATATACAAACGCCTGTATGGAATGAGAGGGACACTGACCCTCGTACAGATATGATTGAGCTGGCAAGGCAGCGTAGAAAGGCAGAAAGGTCCTTGTTAAGCTTGCAGCAGCGTCTGGTGTGTAATGCGTCATTAGTGGCTGCAGCCTCAGCTGGAGAATTAGCTGAACCAGATGAGGTGGGGAAGTCCAAGTTTTTTGAAATTGAAAATTCTGTTCTTGTTAAGCCGTTGCAGGATGGTGGGAGAAACTTGTTACCGGTTGATGTGCATGCTAAGCTTCCCAGTGAGTCACACACAGAAAAGCGTGCCTCTTTATTGGAGACATTTGCTCCTGCTATCGAGGCAATGAAGGACGGGCTTGATTCTGGAAGTGATGGGGACAAGCTTCTTCCGGAAAAGAGGAAACCTATATTTCTGGAGTTGAAGGGTGGTAAAAAAGTCTTTGGAGAATCACTTGATTTGAGGATTCAGAACAAGGCCGCTGCTAGAACTTCATCCTGGTTCGAACGTGAGGACGAAAAAGATGATAAGAAGAGGAGGGTCGAGTTTGTACTCCGGAAGTCTATGGAAAACCAGCTAGAACTCCCTCAGTTGTAA
- the LOC142528629 gene encoding uncharacterized protein LOC142528629 isoform X1, with protein MSQLLGITRGNLLSEIFNRKIIALDSIKIQQQEASFRLRNRILCRKRKWRASLFRLPVTCKLVDLDAHLLGEEDAASDGAKIIDFPHVQTLRNFPNKELFEKVVMVRFDSIVLLHEKEDQSPPANALYTIKYLYEAGARVIMVGSWSENTNSSLPSGAYPSTESVAEYLSLVLELKVVPVKFSERYKHSGVEESNNHDILLLENLFYLKGELSNCSKFAKELATGVDIVVNDAFSQSHKVLASTVGIASFCPAYVAGFYLEEGLYKLKKLIWTSENSYMAIIGGGNLADKAAALQILASTCDGLVFVGTLAFQVMHALGVPVPMEFVELGVLKDAISIVESAKSRNIPLAFPKDVWCINNHNPEQPKIFSVTSISKGWQPVDIGPRSLQEMIYLLSKCKRILWIGPLKFNSLCQGKGGAFKLAEELDTLKKRSCDITFVGNMQFKELLSKSKSFSEDNFVKNAAVVWEFLKGRKLPGLEALDRAYPFHVDWNIAYSNPMLPLVVDVGSGNGLFLFGMARRSIDMNFLGLEINAKLVDRCLNEIHLLGIQNAHFLATNATSTFRSIVSSYPGALVLVTVQCPNPDFNKPDNRWRMLQRSLVEAIADRLVIGGKVFIQSDIEAVALRMKKEFIEYGKRKLSLLNHDEEKTCEGEWLKENPFGVTSDWERHVLDRGDLMYRLLLVKVTS; from the exons ATGAGTCAACTTCTTGGTATTACGAGGGGGAATCTCTTATCCGAAATTTTTAATCGAAAAATTATTGCCTTGGATTCAATCAAAATCCAACAGCAGGAAGCATCTTTCCGTCTCCGAAACAGGATTTTGTGCAGGAAAAGGAAATGGCGAGCATCGCTGTTTCGATTGCCAG tTACTTGCAAACTGGTTGATCTAGATGCACATTTACTTGGAGAAGAG GATGCAGCTTCTGATGGAgcaaaaattattgattttccTCATGTGCAAACTCTTAGAAATTTCCCCAATAAGGAGTTATTTGAAAAGGTTGTCATGGTCAGATTCGATTCAATTGTTCTACTCCACGAAAAGGAAGACCAGTCACCACCAGCCAATGCTCTTTATACCATCAAGTATTTGTATGAAGCAGGTGCAAGAGTAATTATGGTGGGCAGCTGGAGTGAGAATACCAATTCTAGCCTTCCTTCAGGAGCATATCCTTCAACAGAATCTGTAGCAG AATATCTATCATTGGTTCTTGAACTCAAAGTTGTTCCAGTGAAATTTTCTGAGAGATACAAGCATTCTGGTGTAGAAGAGAGTAACAATCATGACATTCTTCTGCTCGAAAATCTTTTCTACTTGAAGGGGGAATTGTCTAACTGTTCCAAGTTTGCCAAAGAACTAGCAACTGGTGTTGATATTGTTGTTAATGACGCCTTTTCCCAGTCTCATAAAGTTCTAGCTTCGACTGTTGGCATTGCTTCCTTTTGCCCTGCCTATGTTGCTGGATTTTATCTTGAGGAAGGCCTCTATAAGCTCAAGAAACTCATCTGGACCAGTGAAAATTCCTATATGGCTATT ATAGGAGGAGGTAACCTTGCAGACAAAGCAGCTGCCCTGCAGATTTTGGCTTCTACATGTGATGGTTTAGTTTTTGTTGGGACTCTGGCCTTTCAAGTAATGCATGCCCTAGGAGTGCCTGTGCCGATGGAATTCGTGGAGCTTGGGGTGTTAAAAGATGCTATCAGTATAGTGGAGTCTGCAAAATCAAGAAATATTCCACTTGCCTTTCCAAAAGATGTTTGGTGTATCAATAATCATAATCCAGAGCAACCGAAGATATTTTCTGTTACTTCTATTAGTAAAG GTTGGCAACCTGTTGATATCGGTCCAAGATCGTTGCAAGAAATGATCTATTTACTTTCAAAATGCAAG AGAATATTGTGGATTGGCCCATTGAAGTTCAACTCGTTATGTCAGGGTAAAGGTGGAGCATTTAAACTGGCAGAAGAACTTGATACTCTAAAGAAAAGAAGTTGCGATATAACTTTTGTAGGGAACATGCAGTTTAAAGAATTATTAAgcaaatcaaaatctttctcaGAAGATAATTTTGTCAAAAATGCTGCAGTTGTGTGGGAGTTTCTTAAAGGAAGAAAACTTCCTGGGCTTGAGGCATTAGATAGA GCATATCCCTTCCATGTAGACTGGAATATCGCTTATAGCAATCCAATGCTTCCTTTGGTTGTTGATGTTGGAAGTG GCAACGGCTTGTTTCTGTTTGGAATGGCAAGAAGAAGTATAGATATGAATTTTCTTGGGCTAGAGATAAATGCAAAG CTAGTAGATCGTTGTCTTAATGAAATTCATCTACTGGGCATCCAAAATGC GCACTTTCTCGCAACAAATGCAACATCAACATTTCGATCAATAGTGTCGAGTTACCCAGGGGCATTGGTTCTTGTAACAGTGCAG TGTCCAAACCCTGACTTCAACAAGCCAGATAACCGGTGGAGAATGTTGCAGAGGTCATTAGTTGAAGCAATCGCAGATAGACTGGTGATTGGTGGAAAG GTATTTATCCAATCTGATATAGAAGCTGTCGCTCTGAGAATGAAAAAAGAATTTATAGAATACGGCAAGAGAAAACTTTCATTGCTGAATCATGATGAGGAGAAGACTTGTGAAGGAGAATGGCTGAAGGAAAATCCCTTCGGAGTGACATCAGATTGGGAACGGCATGTGTTAGATCGTGGCGATCTCATGTACAGACTCTTACTCGTGAAAGTAACAAGCTGA
- the LOC142528629 gene encoding uncharacterized protein LOC142528629 isoform X2, with product MSQLLGITRGNLLSEIFNRKIIALDSIKIQQQEASFRLRNRILCRKRKWRASLFRLPVTCKLVDLDAHLLGEEDAASDGAKIIDFPHVQTLRNFPNKELFEKVVMVRFDSIVLLHEKEDQSPPANALYTIKYLYEAGARVIMVGSWSENTNSSLPSGAYPSTESVAEYLSLVLELKVVPVKFSERYKHSGVEESNNHDILLLENLFYLKGELSNCSKFAKELATGVDIVVNDAFSQSHKVLASTVGIASFCPAYVAGFYLEEGLYKLKKLIWTSENSYMAIIGGGNLADKAAALQILASTCDGLVFVGTLAFQVMHALGVPVPMEFVELGVLKDAISIVESAKSRNIPLAFPKDVWCINNHNPEQPKIFSVTSISKGWQPVDIGPRSLQEMIYLLSKCKRILWIGPLKFNSLCQGKVVWEFLKGRKLPGLEALDRAYPFHVDWNIAYSNPMLPLVVDVGSGNGLFLFGMARRSIDMNFLGLEINAKLVDRCLNEIHLLGIQNAHFLATNATSTFRSIVSSYPGALVLVTVQCPNPDFNKPDNRWRMLQRSLVEAIADRLVIGGKVFIQSDIEAVALRMKKEFIEYGKRKLSLLNHDEEKTCEGEWLKENPFGVTSDWERHVLDRGDLMYRLLLVKVTS from the exons ATGAGTCAACTTCTTGGTATTACGAGGGGGAATCTCTTATCCGAAATTTTTAATCGAAAAATTATTGCCTTGGATTCAATCAAAATCCAACAGCAGGAAGCATCTTTCCGTCTCCGAAACAGGATTTTGTGCAGGAAAAGGAAATGGCGAGCATCGCTGTTTCGATTGCCAG tTACTTGCAAACTGGTTGATCTAGATGCACATTTACTTGGAGAAGAG GATGCAGCTTCTGATGGAgcaaaaattattgattttccTCATGTGCAAACTCTTAGAAATTTCCCCAATAAGGAGTTATTTGAAAAGGTTGTCATGGTCAGATTCGATTCAATTGTTCTACTCCACGAAAAGGAAGACCAGTCACCACCAGCCAATGCTCTTTATACCATCAAGTATTTGTATGAAGCAGGTGCAAGAGTAATTATGGTGGGCAGCTGGAGTGAGAATACCAATTCTAGCCTTCCTTCAGGAGCATATCCTTCAACAGAATCTGTAGCAG AATATCTATCATTGGTTCTTGAACTCAAAGTTGTTCCAGTGAAATTTTCTGAGAGATACAAGCATTCTGGTGTAGAAGAGAGTAACAATCATGACATTCTTCTGCTCGAAAATCTTTTCTACTTGAAGGGGGAATTGTCTAACTGTTCCAAGTTTGCCAAAGAACTAGCAACTGGTGTTGATATTGTTGTTAATGACGCCTTTTCCCAGTCTCATAAAGTTCTAGCTTCGACTGTTGGCATTGCTTCCTTTTGCCCTGCCTATGTTGCTGGATTTTATCTTGAGGAAGGCCTCTATAAGCTCAAGAAACTCATCTGGACCAGTGAAAATTCCTATATGGCTATT ATAGGAGGAGGTAACCTTGCAGACAAAGCAGCTGCCCTGCAGATTTTGGCTTCTACATGTGATGGTTTAGTTTTTGTTGGGACTCTGGCCTTTCAAGTAATGCATGCCCTAGGAGTGCCTGTGCCGATGGAATTCGTGGAGCTTGGGGTGTTAAAAGATGCTATCAGTATAGTGGAGTCTGCAAAATCAAGAAATATTCCACTTGCCTTTCCAAAAGATGTTTGGTGTATCAATAATCATAATCCAGAGCAACCGAAGATATTTTCTGTTACTTCTATTAGTAAAG GTTGGCAACCTGTTGATATCGGTCCAAGATCGTTGCAAGAAATGATCTATTTACTTTCAAAATGCAAG AGAATATTGTGGATTGGCCCATTGAAGTTCAACTCGTTATGTCAGGGTAAAG TTGTGTGGGAGTTTCTTAAAGGAAGAAAACTTCCTGGGCTTGAGGCATTAGATAGA GCATATCCCTTCCATGTAGACTGGAATATCGCTTATAGCAATCCAATGCTTCCTTTGGTTGTTGATGTTGGAAGTG GCAACGGCTTGTTTCTGTTTGGAATGGCAAGAAGAAGTATAGATATGAATTTTCTTGGGCTAGAGATAAATGCAAAG CTAGTAGATCGTTGTCTTAATGAAATTCATCTACTGGGCATCCAAAATGC GCACTTTCTCGCAACAAATGCAACATCAACATTTCGATCAATAGTGTCGAGTTACCCAGGGGCATTGGTTCTTGTAACAGTGCAG TGTCCAAACCCTGACTTCAACAAGCCAGATAACCGGTGGAGAATGTTGCAGAGGTCATTAGTTGAAGCAATCGCAGATAGACTGGTGATTGGTGGAAAG GTATTTATCCAATCTGATATAGAAGCTGTCGCTCTGAGAATGAAAAAAGAATTTATAGAATACGGCAAGAGAAAACTTTCATTGCTGAATCATGATGAGGAGAAGACTTGTGAAGGAGAATGGCTGAAGGAAAATCCCTTCGGAGTGACATCAGATTGGGAACGGCATGTGTTAGATCGTGGCGATCTCATGTACAGACTCTTACTCGTGAAAGTAACAAGCTGA
- the LOC142528629 gene encoding uncharacterized protein LOC142528629 isoform X3: MHIYLEKRNFPNKELFEKVVMVRFDSIVLLHEKEDQSPPANALYTIKYLYEAGARVIMVGSWSENTNSSLPSGAYPSTESVAEYLSLVLELKVVPVKFSERYKHSGVEESNNHDILLLENLFYLKGELSNCSKFAKELATGVDIVVNDAFSQSHKVLASTVGIASFCPAYVAGFYLEEGLYKLKKLIWTSENSYMAIIGGGNLADKAAALQILASTCDGLVFVGTLAFQVMHALGVPVPMEFVELGVLKDAISIVESAKSRNIPLAFPKDVWCINNHNPEQPKIFSVTSISKGWQPVDIGPRSLQEMIYLLSKCKRILWIGPLKFNSLCQGKGGAFKLAEELDTLKKRSCDITFVGNMQFKELLSKSKSFSEDNFVKNAAVVWEFLKGRKLPGLEALDRAYPFHVDWNIAYSNPMLPLVVDVGSGNGLFLFGMARRSIDMNFLGLEINAKLVDRCLNEIHLLGIQNAHFLATNATSTFRSIVSSYPGALVLVTVQCPNPDFNKPDNRWRMLQRSLVEAIADRLVIGGKVFIQSDIEAVALRMKKEFIEYGKRKLSLLNHDEEKTCEGEWLKENPFGVTSDWERHVLDRGDLMYRLLLVKVTS; encoded by the exons ATGCACATTTACTTGGAGAAGAG AAATTTCCCCAATAAGGAGTTATTTGAAAAGGTTGTCATGGTCAGATTCGATTCAATTGTTCTACTCCACGAAAAGGAAGACCAGTCACCACCAGCCAATGCTCTTTATACCATCAAGTATTTGTATGAAGCAGGTGCAAGAGTAATTATGGTGGGCAGCTGGAGTGAGAATACCAATTCTAGCCTTCCTTCAGGAGCATATCCTTCAACAGAATCTGTAGCAG AATATCTATCATTGGTTCTTGAACTCAAAGTTGTTCCAGTGAAATTTTCTGAGAGATACAAGCATTCTGGTGTAGAAGAGAGTAACAATCATGACATTCTTCTGCTCGAAAATCTTTTCTACTTGAAGGGGGAATTGTCTAACTGTTCCAAGTTTGCCAAAGAACTAGCAACTGGTGTTGATATTGTTGTTAATGACGCCTTTTCCCAGTCTCATAAAGTTCTAGCTTCGACTGTTGGCATTGCTTCCTTTTGCCCTGCCTATGTTGCTGGATTTTATCTTGAGGAAGGCCTCTATAAGCTCAAGAAACTCATCTGGACCAGTGAAAATTCCTATATGGCTATT ATAGGAGGAGGTAACCTTGCAGACAAAGCAGCTGCCCTGCAGATTTTGGCTTCTACATGTGATGGTTTAGTTTTTGTTGGGACTCTGGCCTTTCAAGTAATGCATGCCCTAGGAGTGCCTGTGCCGATGGAATTCGTGGAGCTTGGGGTGTTAAAAGATGCTATCAGTATAGTGGAGTCTGCAAAATCAAGAAATATTCCACTTGCCTTTCCAAAAGATGTTTGGTGTATCAATAATCATAATCCAGAGCAACCGAAGATATTTTCTGTTACTTCTATTAGTAAAG GTTGGCAACCTGTTGATATCGGTCCAAGATCGTTGCAAGAAATGATCTATTTACTTTCAAAATGCAAG AGAATATTGTGGATTGGCCCATTGAAGTTCAACTCGTTATGTCAGGGTAAAGGTGGAGCATTTAAACTGGCAGAAGAACTTGATACTCTAAAGAAAAGAAGTTGCGATATAACTTTTGTAGGGAACATGCAGTTTAAAGAATTATTAAgcaaatcaaaatctttctcaGAAGATAATTTTGTCAAAAATGCTGCAGTTGTGTGGGAGTTTCTTAAAGGAAGAAAACTTCCTGGGCTTGAGGCATTAGATAGA GCATATCCCTTCCATGTAGACTGGAATATCGCTTATAGCAATCCAATGCTTCCTTTGGTTGTTGATGTTGGAAGTG GCAACGGCTTGTTTCTGTTTGGAATGGCAAGAAGAAGTATAGATATGAATTTTCTTGGGCTAGAGATAAATGCAAAG CTAGTAGATCGTTGTCTTAATGAAATTCATCTACTGGGCATCCAAAATGC GCACTTTCTCGCAACAAATGCAACATCAACATTTCGATCAATAGTGTCGAGTTACCCAGGGGCATTGGTTCTTGTAACAGTGCAG TGTCCAAACCCTGACTTCAACAAGCCAGATAACCGGTGGAGAATGTTGCAGAGGTCATTAGTTGAAGCAATCGCAGATAGACTGGTGATTGGTGGAAAG GTATTTATCCAATCTGATATAGAAGCTGTCGCTCTGAGAATGAAAAAAGAATTTATAGAATACGGCAAGAGAAAACTTTCATTGCTGAATCATGATGAGGAGAAGACTTGTGAAGGAGAATGGCTGAAGGAAAATCCCTTCGGAGTGACATCAGATTGGGAACGGCATGTGTTAGATCGTGGCGATCTCATGTACAGACTCTTACTCGTGAAAGTAACAAGCTGA
- the LOC142528629 gene encoding uncharacterized protein LOC142528629 isoform X4: MVRFDSIVLLHEKEDQSPPANALYTIKYLYEAGARVIMVGSWSENTNSSLPSGAYPSTESVAEYLSLVLELKVVPVKFSERYKHSGVEESNNHDILLLENLFYLKGELSNCSKFAKELATGVDIVVNDAFSQSHKVLASTVGIASFCPAYVAGFYLEEGLYKLKKLIWTSENSYMAIIGGGNLADKAAALQILASTCDGLVFVGTLAFQVMHALGVPVPMEFVELGVLKDAISIVESAKSRNIPLAFPKDVWCINNHNPEQPKIFSVTSISKGWQPVDIGPRSLQEMIYLLSKCKRILWIGPLKFNSLCQGKGGAFKLAEELDTLKKRSCDITFVGNMQFKELLSKSKSFSEDNFVKNAAVVWEFLKGRKLPGLEALDRAYPFHVDWNIAYSNPMLPLVVDVGSGNGLFLFGMARRSIDMNFLGLEINAKLVDRCLNEIHLLGIQNAHFLATNATSTFRSIVSSYPGALVLVTVQCPNPDFNKPDNRWRMLQRSLVEAIADRLVIGGKVFIQSDIEAVALRMKKEFIEYGKRKLSLLNHDEEKTCEGEWLKENPFGVTSDWERHVLDRGDLMYRLLLVKVTS, from the exons ATGGTCAGATTCGATTCAATTGTTCTACTCCACGAAAAGGAAGACCAGTCACCACCAGCCAATGCTCTTTATACCATCAAGTATTTGTATGAAGCAGGTGCAAGAGTAATTATGGTGGGCAGCTGGAGTGAGAATACCAATTCTAGCCTTCCTTCAGGAGCATATCCTTCAACAGAATCTGTAGCAG AATATCTATCATTGGTTCTTGAACTCAAAGTTGTTCCAGTGAAATTTTCTGAGAGATACAAGCATTCTGGTGTAGAAGAGAGTAACAATCATGACATTCTTCTGCTCGAAAATCTTTTCTACTTGAAGGGGGAATTGTCTAACTGTTCCAAGTTTGCCAAAGAACTAGCAACTGGTGTTGATATTGTTGTTAATGACGCCTTTTCCCAGTCTCATAAAGTTCTAGCTTCGACTGTTGGCATTGCTTCCTTTTGCCCTGCCTATGTTGCTGGATTTTATCTTGAGGAAGGCCTCTATAAGCTCAAGAAACTCATCTGGACCAGTGAAAATTCCTATATGGCTATT ATAGGAGGAGGTAACCTTGCAGACAAAGCAGCTGCCCTGCAGATTTTGGCTTCTACATGTGATGGTTTAGTTTTTGTTGGGACTCTGGCCTTTCAAGTAATGCATGCCCTAGGAGTGCCTGTGCCGATGGAATTCGTGGAGCTTGGGGTGTTAAAAGATGCTATCAGTATAGTGGAGTCTGCAAAATCAAGAAATATTCCACTTGCCTTTCCAAAAGATGTTTGGTGTATCAATAATCATAATCCAGAGCAACCGAAGATATTTTCTGTTACTTCTATTAGTAAAG GTTGGCAACCTGTTGATATCGGTCCAAGATCGTTGCAAGAAATGATCTATTTACTTTCAAAATGCAAG AGAATATTGTGGATTGGCCCATTGAAGTTCAACTCGTTATGTCAGGGTAAAGGTGGAGCATTTAAACTGGCAGAAGAACTTGATACTCTAAAGAAAAGAAGTTGCGATATAACTTTTGTAGGGAACATGCAGTTTAAAGAATTATTAAgcaaatcaaaatctttctcaGAAGATAATTTTGTCAAAAATGCTGCAGTTGTGTGGGAGTTTCTTAAAGGAAGAAAACTTCCTGGGCTTGAGGCATTAGATAGA GCATATCCCTTCCATGTAGACTGGAATATCGCTTATAGCAATCCAATGCTTCCTTTGGTTGTTGATGTTGGAAGTG GCAACGGCTTGTTTCTGTTTGGAATGGCAAGAAGAAGTATAGATATGAATTTTCTTGGGCTAGAGATAAATGCAAAG CTAGTAGATCGTTGTCTTAATGAAATTCATCTACTGGGCATCCAAAATGC GCACTTTCTCGCAACAAATGCAACATCAACATTTCGATCAATAGTGTCGAGTTACCCAGGGGCATTGGTTCTTGTAACAGTGCAG TGTCCAAACCCTGACTTCAACAAGCCAGATAACCGGTGGAGAATGTTGCAGAGGTCATTAGTTGAAGCAATCGCAGATAGACTGGTGATTGGTGGAAAG GTATTTATCCAATCTGATATAGAAGCTGTCGCTCTGAGAATGAAAAAAGAATTTATAGAATACGGCAAGAGAAAACTTTCATTGCTGAATCATGATGAGGAGAAGACTTGTGAAGGAGAATGGCTGAAGGAAAATCCCTTCGGAGTGACATCAGATTGGGAACGGCATGTGTTAGATCGTGGCGATCTCATGTACAGACTCTTACTCGTGAAAGTAACAAGCTGA